From a region of the Haloferax volcanii DS2 genome:
- a CDS encoding secondary thiamine-phosphate synthase enzyme YjbQ, giving the protein MRRTFDIRTERRLQVVDVTDEVEAALPRGYDGVCTVFSTHTTTGVCVNEAESRLLGDIESMLTEVVPDDGWDHDELDGNADSHLRALLVGNGVSIPVVDGALDLGRWQSVLLVECDGPRTRTVTVATP; this is encoded by the coding sequence GTGCGACGGACTTTCGATATCCGAACCGAGCGCCGGCTTCAGGTCGTCGACGTGACCGACGAAGTCGAGGCGGCGCTTCCACGGGGATACGACGGCGTCTGTACGGTTTTCTCGACACACACGACGACCGGCGTCTGCGTCAACGAGGCCGAATCGCGGCTGCTCGGCGACATCGAATCGATGCTCACCGAGGTGGTCCCCGACGACGGCTGGGACCACGACGAACTCGACGGCAACGCCGACTCGCACCTCCGCGCGCTCCTCGTCGGCAACGGCGTCTCGATACCCGTCGTCGACGGCGCTCTCGACCTCGGGCGGTGGCAGTCCGTCCTCCTCGTGGAGTGCGACGGCCCGCGCACGCGGACCGTGACGGTTGCGACGCCCTGA
- a CDS encoding DUF7503 family protein translates to MSDDSNQMVTYLRQNPRMMGVLFTLTLLLSQAGSVAAGNTGIIYGP, encoded by the coding sequence ATGTCCGACGACAGCAACCAGATGGTAACGTACCTCCGCCAGAACCCCCGCATGATGGGCGTCCTGTTCACGCTCACGCTCCTGCTCTCGCAGGCCGGCAGCGTGGCGGCCGGAAACACGGGAATCATCTACGGGCCGTAA
- a CDS encoding DUF7504 family protein codes for MDSGGDTDIAVTEDASTFQLGLDDLKRRGSALLVVGSVPTELYSRASKQMLGAPDEPRRRLLVLNDSTPLADRLDDDIQRTKEWTRVVRYSTLERSAAASSSPDAVPTAADTYERRVGGGLGQLGTELANDVTEFDSLSGGLSPAELRVAFDCLPSLLSRYQRDQVFRFLHVMTSHVRARNGMVHVWSPGDREDERTRLLEPLFDAVVELDVEGTEARQRWHLRRRDASSGWFPLES; via the coding sequence ATGGATTCGGGAGGTGACACGGACATCGCCGTGACCGAGGACGCGTCCACGTTTCAACTCGGACTGGACGACCTCAAGCGGCGAGGGAGCGCGCTTCTGGTCGTCGGGTCGGTCCCGACTGAACTCTACTCGCGCGCGTCCAAACAGATGCTCGGTGCCCCCGACGAGCCGCGACGCCGTCTGTTAGTTCTCAACGACTCGACGCCGCTCGCCGACCGACTCGACGACGACATCCAGCGCACCAAAGAGTGGACGCGCGTGGTTCGGTACTCGACGCTCGAACGGAGCGCGGCGGCATCGTCGTCTCCCGACGCCGTGCCGACCGCTGCGGACACCTACGAGCGCCGGGTTGGCGGCGGTCTCGGTCAGCTCGGTACGGAACTCGCCAACGACGTGACCGAGTTCGACAGCCTCTCCGGCGGGCTCTCTCCGGCCGAACTCCGCGTCGCGTTCGACTGCCTGCCGTCACTCCTCTCGCGGTACCAGCGAGACCAGGTGTTTCGGTTCCTCCACGTCATGACCAGCCACGTCCGCGCCCGAAACGGGATGGTCCACGTCTGGTCGCCCGGGGACCGCGAAGACGAGCGCACCCGGCTGCTCGAACCGCTGTTCGACGCCGTCGTCGAACTCGACGTCGAGGGCACGGAGGCTCGCCAGCGCTGGCATCTCCGGCGGCGAGACGCCTCCTCCGGCTGGTTTCCGTTGGAGTCGTGA
- a CDS encoding TrmB family transcriptional regulator, giving the protein MNTAELRTALRNAGLSQYQAEAYVALLQLGAASATELADACAVPTARIYDVLRDLEAKGYIETYEQDSLHARACDPQSVMEDLKSRAVQLDDAAEEIEARWQQPAVDRHMLSIVKRFETVFNRAEEMIRGADGEVQLSVTPEQFYELKPALSEAYENGALVKVVLHPERTDELEPPAEREYRGVATEVRHRTLPTPFVAIVDRTGACFAPHDNSVNQYGVLVDDYTLAYVFHWYFQTALWEVWEVVYDAQTDEPPIVYSDIRHFVQDVEPLVRDGNRITAHIEGYETDERDPIEFTGEVTDVYYTAVSAPTDALSFSELAGQVCLTVETDRETYTVGGWGAVLEDVEANRITVESISGTSDS; this is encoded by the coding sequence ATGAATACCGCGGAGCTACGCACCGCACTCCGGAACGCCGGGTTGTCTCAGTATCAGGCCGAGGCGTACGTCGCGCTGCTGCAACTCGGCGCGGCGAGTGCGACCGAACTCGCCGACGCCTGCGCCGTGCCGACCGCCCGTATCTACGATGTTCTCCGCGACCTCGAAGCGAAGGGCTACATCGAGACCTACGAGCAAGACAGTCTTCACGCGCGGGCGTGCGACCCGCAATCGGTGATGGAGGACCTCAAGAGCCGCGCCGTCCAACTGGACGACGCGGCAGAGGAAATCGAGGCGCGCTGGCAACAGCCCGCGGTCGACCGGCACATGCTGAGCATCGTCAAGCGCTTCGAGACGGTGTTCAATCGGGCCGAAGAGATGATTCGAGGGGCCGACGGCGAGGTCCAACTGTCGGTCACTCCCGAGCAGTTCTACGAGCTCAAGCCGGCGCTGTCGGAGGCGTACGAGAACGGCGCGCTGGTGAAGGTCGTGCTCCACCCCGAGCGGACCGACGAGCTCGAACCACCCGCCGAACGGGAGTACCGCGGGGTCGCCACGGAGGTCAGACACCGAACCCTTCCGACGCCGTTCGTCGCCATCGTCGACCGGACGGGCGCGTGTTTCGCGCCGCACGACAACTCGGTGAACCAGTACGGCGTCCTCGTCGACGACTACACGCTGGCGTACGTCTTCCACTGGTACTTCCAGACGGCGCTGTGGGAGGTCTGGGAGGTCGTCTACGACGCGCAGACCGACGAGCCGCCGATAGTGTACTCGGACATCAGACACTTCGTACAGGACGTAGAGCCGCTCGTCCGCGACGGGAACCGAATCACCGCCCACATCGAGGGCTACGAGACCGACGAGCGCGACCCAATCGAGTTCACCGGCGAAGTGACTGACGTGTACTACACGGCGGTCTCCGCACCGACGGACGCGTTGTCGTTTTCGGAACTCGCGGGGCAGGTCTGCCTGACCGTCGAGACCGACCGGGAGACCTACACCGTCGGCGGGTGGGGCGCGGTGTTAGAGGATGTCGAGGCGAACCGCATCACCGTCGAGTCGATTTCGGGGACATCCGACAGTTAG
- a CDS encoding zinc-dependent alcohol dehydrogenase, whose translation MEGRAVYFVAPERVEVRDRDVPAPGPEEVRVRTLTSAVSSGTERLVYRGEAPTDLAADESIAALEGDLSFPLRYGYAAVGEIEAVGDGVPDSRLGSRVFAFNPHESRFLASPSELIAVPDDVTDERAALLPTMETALNFVMDGRPLIGEHAVVFGQGVVGLVTTALLAQFPLGSLTAVDCVAERRAIAEDLGADEAVHPESLDAPADGADLTLELSGDPDALDDALSVTRYDGRVVVGSWYGTKPATLDLGGRFHRSRISVESSQVSTIDPDLRGRWDADRRFSLAWDHLEDLPLDPLVTHRIGVESAARAYRLLEDAPDEAVQILFTYRNC comes from the coding sequence ATGGAGGGTCGCGCGGTCTACTTCGTGGCCCCCGAACGCGTCGAGGTCCGCGACCGCGACGTGCCAGCGCCCGGTCCCGAGGAGGTCCGCGTCCGCACCCTGACCTCCGCGGTGAGTTCCGGGACCGAGCGACTCGTCTACCGCGGCGAGGCCCCGACCGACCTCGCCGCCGACGAGTCAATCGCGGCGCTGGAGGGCGACCTCTCGTTTCCGCTCCGCTACGGCTACGCCGCCGTCGGCGAAATCGAGGCCGTCGGTGACGGCGTGCCCGACTCGCGGCTCGGCAGCCGCGTCTTCGCGTTCAACCCCCACGAGAGCCGCTTTCTCGCGTCCCCCTCGGAACTCATCGCCGTCCCCGACGACGTGACCGACGAGCGCGCCGCGCTCCTGCCGACGATGGAGACCGCGCTCAACTTCGTGATGGACGGTCGGCCGCTCATCGGTGAGCACGCCGTCGTCTTCGGACAGGGCGTCGTCGGGCTCGTGACGACCGCGCTCCTCGCGCAGTTCCCGCTCGGGAGTCTGACCGCGGTCGACTGCGTGGCCGAGCGCCGGGCCATCGCCGAGGACCTCGGCGCCGACGAGGCCGTCCATCCCGAGTCGCTTGACGCCCCCGCCGACGGGGCCGACCTGACGCTCGAACTCTCGGGCGACCCCGACGCGCTCGACGACGCGCTGTCGGTGACGCGGTACGACGGCCGGGTCGTCGTCGGGTCGTGGTACGGCACCAAGCCAGCCACCCTCGACCTCGGCGGGCGGTTCCACCGCTCGCGCATCAGCGTCGAGAGCAGTCAGGTCAGCACCATCGACCCCGACCTTCGCGGCCGCTGGGACGCCGACCGCCGCTTTTCGCTGGCGTGGGACCACCTCGAAGACCTCCCGCTGGACCCGCTCGTGACCCACCGAATCGGCGTCGAGTCCGCCGCTCGCGCCTACCGACTCCTCGAAGACGCGCCCGACGAGGCCGTCCAAATCCTCTTTACGTACCGGAACTGTTGA
- a CDS encoding glycosyltransferase family 4 protein, translating to MRVGLVVYGPLDDRSGGYRYDSELVGGLRAAGDDVTVVSLPERPYRKRLRDNVTAVRRLRALDVDVLLQDELCHPSLVGANALLDDETPVVSVVHHLNSLERFRAWRRHARRAVETRYLRSADAFVFNSETTKRTVAAVTDPDPSVVAHPAGDRFASFGAPLDDDEIRARAADGPLRVVTVCNLEPRKNVDGLLRGLARARDDWKLTVVGAAVDADYADSLSALAVARGIDDRVTFAGRLSDADLAATLRESHLFALPSHYEGFGIAAVEAMGFGLPALVSSAGGASELVTHREDGFLVDPTDPAELTDAVAPLCRNRRRLQSLAISARDRFLAHPTWDETAATVRSFLLDIVGGAD from the coding sequence GTGCGTGTCGGCCTCGTCGTCTACGGCCCGCTCGACGACCGCTCCGGCGGCTATCGCTACGACTCCGAACTCGTCGGCGGACTCCGCGCCGCCGGCGACGACGTGACCGTCGTCTCGCTCCCCGAGCGGCCGTACCGGAAGCGACTCCGGGACAACGTCACCGCCGTCCGCCGCCTCCGCGCCCTCGACGTGGACGTGCTCTTGCAGGACGAACTGTGTCACCCCTCGCTCGTCGGCGCGAACGCCCTGCTCGACGACGAGACCCCGGTCGTCTCCGTCGTCCACCACCTCAACTCGCTGGAGCGGTTCCGGGCGTGGCGACGACACGCCAGACGCGCCGTCGAGACCCGGTATCTCCGTTCTGCGGACGCGTTCGTCTTCAACAGCGAGACGACGAAACGGACGGTCGCGGCCGTCACCGACCCCGACCCGAGCGTCGTGGCGCACCCCGCCGGCGACCGCTTTGCGTCGTTCGGCGCGCCCCTCGACGACGACGAGATACGGGCGCGCGCCGCCGATGGGCCGCTCCGCGTCGTCACCGTCTGCAACCTCGAACCGCGGAAGAACGTCGACGGCCTGCTCCGCGGTCTCGCTCGCGCCCGCGACGACTGGAAGCTAACCGTCGTCGGCGCGGCGGTCGACGCCGACTACGCCGACTCGCTTTCGGCCCTCGCGGTCGCCCGCGGCATCGACGACCGCGTGACGTTCGCGGGCCGGCTCTCGGACGCCGACCTCGCCGCGACGCTCCGGGAGTCACACCTGTTCGCGCTCCCCTCCCACTACGAGGGGTTCGGCATCGCCGCGGTCGAGGCGATGGGGTTCGGCCTCCCGGCGCTCGTCTCGTCGGCCGGCGGCGCGAGCGAACTCGTCACGCACCGCGAAGACGGCTTCCTCGTCGACCCGACCGACCCGGCCGAACTCACCGACGCCGTGGCCCCGCTGTGTCGGAATCGCCGGCGGTTGCAGTCGCTCGCTATCTCGGCCCGCGACCGCTTTCTCGCGCACCCGACGTGGGACGAGACGGCGGCGACGGTTCGCTCGTTTTTGCTCGATATCGTTGGTGGCGCCGACTGA
- the hdrA gene encoding dihydrofolate reductase HdrA has protein sequence MELVSVAALAENRVIGRDGELPWPSIPADKKQYRSRIADDPVVLGRTTFESMRDDLPGSAQIVMSRSERSFSVDTAHRAASVEEAVDIAASLDAETAYVIGGAAIYALFQPHLDRMVLSRVPGEYEGDTYYPEWDAAEWELDAETDHEGFTLQEWVRSASSR, from the coding sequence ATGGAACTCGTCTCTGTCGCCGCGCTCGCCGAGAACCGCGTCATCGGCCGCGACGGCGAACTCCCGTGGCCGAGCATCCCCGCCGACAAAAAGCAGTACCGAAGCCGCATCGCCGACGACCCGGTCGTCCTCGGCCGGACGACGTTCGAGTCGATGCGCGACGACCTGCCGGGGAGCGCCCAAATCGTCATGAGCCGAAGCGAACGGTCGTTTTCGGTCGACACCGCCCACCGCGCGGCGAGCGTCGAAGAGGCGGTCGACATCGCGGCGTCGCTGGACGCGGAGACGGCCTACGTCATCGGTGGTGCCGCCATCTACGCGCTGTTCCAACCCCACCTCGACCGGATGGTGCTGAGCCGCGTCCCCGGCGAGTACGAAGGCGACACGTACTACCCCGAGTGGGACGCCGCCGAGTGGGAACTCGACGCCGAGACCGACCACGAGGGCTTTACGCTCCAAGAGTGGGTCCGGTCGGCGTCGTCCAGATAG
- a CDS encoding HalX domain-containing protein translates to MSAEQPLVLIVEDEPDLADLYATWLRNDYGVRVAYGGREALDKLDDEVDVVLLDRRMPDLSGDEALSEIRDRGFECRVAMVTAVEPDFDIIAMGFDDYLVKPVSREALTETVSNLILRNAYDVGIQDLFSLASKKALLESEKDEAALEENEEYQRLTARLTELRRELDETLGQLDDTEGISAVYRDIGGEADIDNS, encoded by the coding sequence ATGAGCGCAGAACAGCCACTGGTGCTCATCGTTGAAGATGAGCCTGACCTCGCCGATCTGTACGCAACCTGGCTTAGGAACGACTACGGCGTTCGTGTCGCCTACGGCGGCCGCGAGGCGCTCGATAAGCTCGACGACGAGGTTGACGTTGTTCTCCTCGACCGTCGGATGCCCGACCTCTCGGGCGACGAGGCGCTCTCGGAGATTCGAGACCGTGGCTTCGAGTGCCGCGTCGCCATGGTGACCGCGGTCGAACCCGACTTCGACATCATCGCGATGGGCTTCGACGACTACCTCGTCAAACCCGTCTCGCGCGAAGCGCTGACCGAGACCGTCTCTAACCTCATCTTGCGAAACGCCTACGACGTGGGTATCCAAGACCTGTTTTCCCTCGCGTCGAAGAAGGCGCTGTTAGAGTCGGAGAAAGACGAGGCGGCGCTGGAAGAAAACGAGGAGTACCAGCGGCTCACCGCCCGCCTGACCGAGCTCCGGCGCGAACTCGACGAGACGCTCGGGCAACTCGACGATACCGAAGGAATCTCCGCGGTGTACCGAGACATCGGCGGCGAGGCCGACATCGACAACTCCTGA
- a CDS encoding DUF5795 family protein gives MSNRVVQGRMVTPETLAELVEGERPMDAEPIQDADFDCPECGENVIQVGYMPSVTEFVTAYKCQECDWADDDRDE, from the coding sequence ATGAGCAACCGCGTCGTACAAGGACGGATGGTCACGCCCGAGACGCTCGCCGAACTCGTCGAGGGCGAGCGCCCGATGGACGCCGAGCCGATTCAAGACGCCGACTTCGACTGCCCGGAGTGCGGCGAGAACGTCATCCAGGTGGGCTACATGCCGAGCGTGACGGAGTTCGTGACGGCCTACAAGTGCCAGGAGTGCGACTGGGCCGACGACGACCGCGACGAGTAG
- the guaB gene encoding IMP dehydrogenase, whose amino-acid sequence MANDVPDREPFTEKLRVPESLTFDDVLLRPMESRVEPDDADVSTRVSKNVELNIPILSAAMDTVTESGMAIGMAREGGLGVLHRNMNAEQMVREIERVKRADKLVIRREDVVTANPGQTISEVDEMMERAGVSGAPVVDDDDVVLGIISGTDIRPYLEVGESDEVGEAMTDEVITAERDVTARDALELMYDHKIERVPIVDDDSRLVGLVTMQGILQRREHENAARDDDGRLVCGVAVGPFDDERAQMADDAGADVIFIDCAHAHNLNVIDTARDIKESVEADVVVGNVGTREAAAELVDFADGIKVGIGPGSICTTRVVSGSGMPQISAVAEVADVAADHDIPVIADGGIRYSGDAIKAVAAGADAVMLGSYFAGTDEAPGRVITMNGKKYKQYRGMGSVGAMQSGGADRYLKEDNEDEEYVPEGVEAATPYKGSLASELHQLVGGMQSGMGYVGAETIPEVKERARFVRVSAAGQTEGHPHDVMITDEAPNYSPSE is encoded by the coding sequence ATGGCGAACGACGTTCCTGACCGAGAACCCTTCACCGAGAAGCTACGGGTACCCGAATCCCTCACATTCGACGACGTACTGCTCCGCCCGATGGAGAGCCGCGTCGAACCCGACGACGCCGACGTGTCGACGCGCGTCTCGAAGAACGTCGAACTCAACATTCCCATCCTCTCGGCGGCGATGGACACCGTCACCGAAAGCGGGATGGCCATCGGGATGGCCCGCGAGGGCGGCCTCGGCGTGCTCCACCGCAACATGAACGCCGAGCAGATGGTCCGCGAAATCGAGCGCGTCAAACGCGCCGACAAGCTCGTCATCCGTCGCGAAGACGTGGTCACGGCCAACCCCGGCCAGACCATAAGCGAGGTCGACGAGATGATGGAGCGCGCCGGCGTCTCCGGCGCACCCGTCGTCGACGACGACGACGTGGTCCTCGGCATCATCTCCGGCACCGACATCCGCCCGTACCTCGAAGTCGGTGAGTCCGACGAGGTGGGCGAGGCCATGACGGACGAGGTCATCACGGCCGAACGCGACGTGACCGCCCGCGACGCGCTCGAACTCATGTACGACCACAAGATAGAGCGCGTCCCCATCGTCGACGACGACAGCCGCCTCGTCGGCCTCGTCACGATGCAGGGCATCCTCCAGCGCCGCGAACACGAGAACGCCGCCCGCGACGACGACGGCCGCCTCGTCTGCGGCGTCGCCGTCGGCCCGTTCGACGACGAGCGCGCGCAGATGGCCGACGACGCCGGCGCGGACGTCATCTTCATCGACTGCGCCCACGCGCACAACCTCAACGTCATCGACACCGCCCGCGACATCAAGGAGTCCGTCGAAGCGGACGTGGTCGTCGGGAACGTCGGCACGCGCGAGGCCGCGGCCGAACTCGTCGACTTCGCGGACGGCATCAAGGTCGGCATCGGCCCCGGCTCCATCTGTACGACCCGCGTCGTCTCCGGCTCCGGCATGCCCCAGATTTCGGCCGTCGCGGAAGTTGCTGACGTCGCCGCCGACCACGACATCCCCGTCATCGCCGACGGCGGCATCCGCTACTCCGGCGACGCCATCAAGGCGGTCGCCGCCGGTGCCGACGCCGTCATGCTCGGCTCCTACTTCGCCGGCACCGACGAGGCCCCCGGCCGCGTCATCACGATGAACGGCAAGAAGTACAAGCAGTACCGCGGCATGGGCTCCGTCGGCGCGATGCAGTCCGGCGGTGCCGACCGCTACCTCAAAGAGGACAACGAGGACGAGGAGTACGTCCCCGAGGGCGTCGAGGCCGCGACGCCGTACAAGGGCTCGCTCGCGTCCGAGCTCCACCAACTCGTCGGCGGTATGCAGTCCGGCATGGGCTACGTCGGTGCCGAGACCATCCCCGAGGTCAAAGAGCGCGCCCGCTTCGTCCGCGTCTCCGCCGCCGGCCAGACCGAAGGCCACCCCCACGACGTGATGATTACCGACGAAGCGCCGAATTACAGCCCGAGCGAGTAA
- a CDS encoding DUF5794 domain-containing protein translates to MGLPLIDGIFPALIIAGALTTTAGNPSVAGILQTGLLIFGGSATVAVILAEMDGTRREQLTSILLLGVLLIPVAVAEAAVAETIETLLNFEVFHRFAGLVILAVAAKTASSKVGEYLPSPSIIIGLGLVASFEPAGFELIVTPDPMRLLSAGAAAGTGVGFAGAVALFAPRLRGNVDIDLFRFGSSVALGMLALDVLGLMPTQAPVALGVLAVTALFAFDPGSDGADLDEFVDDASATESATPNANANGAVADGGDDADPADYDALVDDANETDDDSEPGYGYPGEEESRAPWL, encoded by the coding sequence ATGGGGTTGCCCCTCATCGACGGCATCTTCCCCGCGCTCATCATTGCGGGGGCGCTGACGACCACCGCCGGGAACCCCTCGGTCGCGGGCATTCTCCAGACTGGGCTGCTCATCTTCGGCGGGTCGGCGACGGTCGCGGTCATCCTCGCCGAGATGGACGGCACGCGCCGCGAGCAGCTCACGTCCATCCTCCTGCTCGGCGTGCTGCTCATCCCGGTCGCGGTCGCCGAGGCCGCCGTCGCGGAGACCATCGAGACGCTCCTGAACTTCGAGGTGTTCCACCGCTTCGCCGGCCTCGTCATCCTCGCCGTGGCGGCGAAGACGGCCTCCTCGAAGGTCGGCGAGTACCTCCCGTCGCCGAGCATCATCATCGGCCTCGGCCTCGTCGCGAGCTTCGAGCCCGCCGGGTTCGAACTCATCGTCACCCCCGACCCGATGCGCCTGCTCAGCGCCGGCGCGGCGGCCGGCACGGGCGTCGGCTTCGCCGGGGCGGTCGCGCTGTTCGCCCCACGGCTCCGCGGCAACGTCGACATCGACCTCTTCCGCTTCGGAAGCTCGGTCGCCCTCGGCATGCTGGCGCTCGACGTGCTCGGCCTGATGCCGACGCAGGCGCCCGTCGCCCTCGGCGTCCTCGCCGTCACCGCGCTGTTCGCGTTCGACCCCGGCTCCGACGGCGCGGACCTCGACGAGTTCGTCGACGACGCCTCCGCCACCGAGTCGGCCACGCCCAACGCTAACGCGAACGGGGCGGTCGCCGACGGTGGCGACGACGCCGACCCGGCCGACTACGACGCGCTGGTCGACGACGCGAACGAGACCGACGACGACTCCGAACCGGGGTACGGCTATCCCGGCGAAGAAGAGTCGCGCGCCCCCTGGCTGTAA
- a CDS encoding 6-pyruvoyl trahydropterin synthase family protein, which translates to MYRVSVRRDLIAQHHLTVPNPGPEGELHSHAFTVEVELSGPELDEYGYLVDIDDVKAALDATLSRYRDETMNELVEFSGQNPSVERFAREVCERFVEAASLDAPQHVSVRVWEDDVASATYETPL; encoded by the coding sequence ATGTACCGCGTCTCGGTTCGCAGGGACCTCATCGCCCAGCACCACCTGACGGTTCCGAACCCCGGCCCGGAGGGTGAGTTACACTCTCACGCGTTCACCGTCGAGGTCGAACTGTCGGGACCGGAGCTCGACGAGTACGGCTACCTCGTCGACATCGACGACGTGAAGGCCGCGCTGGACGCGACGCTGTCTCGCTATCGCGACGAGACGATGAACGAACTCGTGGAGTTCTCGGGGCAGAACCCGAGCGTCGAGCGGTTCGCCCGCGAGGTGTGCGAGCGGTTCGTCGAGGCGGCCTCGCTCGACGCACCCCAGCACGTCTCCGTCCGCGTTTGGGAGGACGACGTGGCGAGCGCGACCTACGAGACTCCGCTCTGA
- a CDS encoding MFS transporter, producing the protein MRPNLDTRILALALARMVDALANSFLVVVLPLYIGSQLVSMPSFVGTTLSLGVVEVPLSTELLIGVVLSLFGFLNSFSQPFTGSLSDRTGRRRVFLLTGLALVAVGSAGYLVFTAYGSILVMRALQGLGAAFTIPVTVALVNELSDEDERGGNFGLFNTFRLLGFGTGPLVAGGVVTAGPYSLAGVALSGFDAAFLVAVVGAAVSFVLIALLIEDPERTDSEAADDISISVRNPDGPGLDPVFALGVATVVMALSIAMYAPLANVINERLDQGTFLFSVQFGATVLANVVFQYPIGRLSDRYGRRPFLVGGFVLLLPTTLAQGFVQTPALMILARFLQGVAVAAVFAPSLALAGDIAKAGQSGSTLSLLTMGFGLGVAIGALFSGVLVGFGFAVPFVAATALGAVGLLLVYTQVGETVEVGGGGGGSPSPARGD; encoded by the coding sequence ATGCGTCCGAACCTCGACACGCGGATTCTCGCGCTCGCGCTGGCTCGGATGGTCGACGCCCTCGCCAACTCGTTTCTGGTCGTCGTCCTCCCGCTGTACATCGGGAGCCAACTGGTGTCGATGCCGTCGTTCGTCGGGACGACGCTTTCTCTCGGGGTCGTCGAGGTACCCCTCTCGACCGAACTCCTCATCGGCGTCGTGCTCTCGCTGTTCGGGTTTCTCAACAGCTTCAGCCAGCCGTTTACGGGGTCGCTGTCGGACCGCACGGGCCGCCGCCGAGTCTTTCTTTTGACCGGCCTCGCGCTCGTCGCCGTCGGGAGCGCCGGCTACCTCGTGTTCACGGCCTACGGCTCGATACTCGTCATGCGTGCGCTCCAGGGTCTCGGCGCGGCGTTCACCATCCCGGTCACGGTGGCGCTCGTGAACGAACTCTCCGACGAGGACGAACGCGGCGGCAACTTCGGCCTGTTCAACACCTTCCGACTGCTCGGTTTCGGGACCGGCCCGCTCGTCGCCGGCGGCGTCGTCACCGCCGGCCCCTACTCGCTCGCCGGCGTCGCGCTCTCCGGCTTCGACGCCGCGTTCCTCGTCGCGGTCGTCGGCGCGGCGGTCAGTTTCGTCCTCATCGCGCTGCTCATCGAGGACCCAGAACGGACCGACAGCGAGGCGGCCGACGACATCTCGATTTCGGTTCGGAACCCCGACGGCCCCGGCCTCGACCCCGTGTTCGCCCTCGGCGTCGCGACCGTCGTGATGGCGCTGAGCATCGCCATGTACGCCCCGCTCGCAAACGTCATCAACGAGCGCCTCGACCAGGGGACGTTCCTGTTTTCGGTGCAGTTCGGCGCGACCGTCCTCGCCAACGTCGTCTTCCAGTACCCCATCGGCCGGCTGAGCGACCGCTACGGGCGGCGGCCGTTCCTCGTCGGCGGCTTCGTCCTCCTGCTCCCGACGACGCTCGCACAGGGGTTCGTCCAGACGCCGGCGCTGATGATTCTCGCGCGGTTCCTGCAAGGCGTCGCGGTCGCGGCCGTCTTCGCTCCCTCGCTCGCCCTCGCCGGCGACATCGCCAAGGCGGGGCAGTCGGGGTCGACGCTCTCGCTTCTCACGATGGGGTTCGGCCTCGGCGTCGCCATCGGCGCGCTGTTCTCGGGCGTCCTCGTCGGCTTCGGCTTCGCCGTCCCCTTCGTGGCCGCGACCGCGCTGGGCGCGGTCGGCCTGCTCCTCGTCTACACGCAGGTCGGAGAAACCGTCGAGGTCGGCGGCGGTGGCGGCGGCAGTCCCTCGCCCGCCCGCGGCGATTAG